One window of Nymphaea colorata isolate Beijing-Zhang1983 chromosome 1, ASM883128v2, whole genome shotgun sequence genomic DNA carries:
- the LOC116246100 gene encoding SNF2 domain-containing protein ENL1 isoform X2, with protein MGDGEPRSLNQRNARLIRHLTSHVSDRPPSFSLVDDQDETYDQQPEVDTLRKVKVQGRRRLCKLSSKDDESQRSTLDETILDDEDGRHVRGTNDSSPSEIRDILKDLSSKLESLSIETKKGKGIDRGKDGSQFVDLSTPSPIAKRGKENEKVVDAVEEPEYESALSSLSSGSRVGDSFEELDDDGESHYDDTDSITFVGEQKTYTLPGKVAKMLFPHQREGLKWLWDIHCKLGGGILGDDMGLGKTMQISAFLAGLFASNIIKRALIVAPKTLLGHWIKELSVVGLSEKIREYFGNAGSLRDYELKSVLQDGGVLLTTYDIVRNNSKALCGNDFLDDDTSEETWDYIILDEGHTIKNPSTQRAKSLIQIPGTHRVIISGTPIQNNLKELWALFYFCCPKVLGDKNEFKEKYEKPILRGNDKSATAREKWVGSTVAKELREKIKPYFLRRLKSEVFLHEDTKSAKISKKEEIIVWLRLTSCQRQLYEAFLQSETVFSSVQGSPLAALTVLKKICDHPSLLTQRATDDVLEGMDKMLDGDDHALMEKMVMDVTRISSDDAPRQLGNVSCKINFLMSLLENLVAEDHNVLVFSQTRKMLDIIQDEIKCKGYGFSRIDGTTKASERQNIINEFQAGNAPPIFLLTSQVGGLGLTLTRADRVIVVDPAWNPSTDNQCVDRAYRIGQLKDVLVYRLMTCGTIEEKIYKMQVFKGGLFKTATEQKEQTRYFSQKDIRELFSLPEQGFDVSLTQKQLHEEHDCEHIIDDSFKDHVKFLHSQGIAGISHHSLLFSKTAALSVANEDWVAPRKKVTSVGRASSTSYLEHNVDGAHLAVNPREWKQKTMDPSTADYGRLHESEIRERIKRLSQILENKIRERTSKRRFWP; from the exons ATGGGGGACGGAGAGCCTCGCAGCTTGAACCAGAGGAACGCTCGTCTCATTCGCCACTTGACGTCTCACGTCTCCGACCGACCACCCTCCTTCTCCTTGGTCGACGATCAAGATGAAACTTATGACCAGCAACCAG AGGTCGACACCCTGCGGAAGGTGAAAGTCCAAGGTCGGCGTCGCCTGTGCAAGCTTTCCTCCAAGGACGACGAATCCCAGCGATCTACCCTCGATGAAACCATCCTTGACGACGAGGATGGTCGTCATGTTCGAGGGACGAACGATTCTTCGCCGTCTGAAATCAGAGACATACTGAAAGATTTGAGTTCGAAACTCGAAAGCTTGTCAATCGAGACGAAGAAGGGCAAGGGGATCGATCGCGGCAAAGACGGTTCCCAGTTTGTCGATCTTTCTACTCCTAGCCCCATTGCAAAACGTGGTAAAGAGAATGAGAAGGTGGTTGATGCCGTCGAAGAACCAGAATACGAAAGTGCCCTTTCATCACTGTCATCTGGTTCTCGGGTCGGTGATTCATTCGAAGAGTTGGATGATGATGGTGAATCTCATTACGACGATACGGACTCCATCACGTTCGTTGGCGAACAGAAAACATATACTCTGCCAGGGAAAGTCGCGAAAATGCTGTTCCCTCATCAACGTGAAGGCCTGAAGTGGTTGTGGGACATCCATTGCAAGTTGGGCGGTGGCATTCTTGGCGACGATATGGGTCTTGGGAAGACAATGCAG ATATCAGCCTTTTTGGCAGGTCTGTTTGCTTCCAACATTATAAAGCGGGCTCTTATCGTGGCTCCAAAAACTCTTCTTGGACATTGGATTAAGGAACTTTCTGTTGTGGGCCTCTCTGAAAAGATTCGCGA ATACTTTGGAAATGCTGGAAGCTTAAGGGATTATGAGCTCAAATCCGTGCTTCAG GATGGTGGTGTTCTCCTCACTACATATGATATCGTGCGTAACAATTCAAAGGCGTTATGTGGTAATGACTTCTTGGATGATGATACAAGTGAGGAGACATGGGATTACATTATACTTGATGAG GGTCATACCATAAAGAATCCTTCTACTCAAAGGGCCAAAAGTTTGATCCAAATCCCAGGTACACATCGAGTCATCATCAGTGGAACTCCTATACAGAATAATTTGAAG GAATTATGGGCCTTGTTTTACTTCTGCTGTCCCAAAGTTTTGGGAGATAAAAATGA GTTTAAGGAAAAATATGAGAAGCCGATTCTCCGAGGAAATGATAAAAGTGCTACTGCCAGAGAAAAATGGGTGGGATCAACAGTTGCAAAA GAATTGAGAGAGAAGATCAAACCATATTTTCTGCGTCGACTGAAAAGTGAAGTTTTCCTTCATGAAGATACCAAATCTGCAAAGATTTCTAAAAAGGAGGAGATAATTGTCTGGCTTAGGCTTACCTCATGTCAG aGGCAATTGTATGAAGCATTTCTACAGAGTGAGACAGTTTTTTCGTCAGTCCAAGGATCACCATTGGCTGCTTTAACT GTATTGAAAAAGATATGTGATCATCCGTCTCTGTTGACTCAAAGAGCAACAGATGACGTGTTGGAAGGGATGGACAAGATGCTTGATGGCGACGATCATGCTCTCATGGAAAAGATGGTGATGGATGTTACGAGAATCTCTTCGGATGATGCACCAAGACAGTTGGGCAATGTTTCAtgcaaaataaattttctgaTGTCTTTGCTG GAAAACTTGGTTGCAGAAGATCATAACGTCCTTGTGTTTTCTCAGACACGGAAGATGTTAGACATCATTCAG GATGAAATAAAATGCAAAGGTTATGGGTTTTCACGCATTGATGGAACCACCAAAGCTTCAGAAAGACAAAACATTATCAAT GAATTCCAAGCGGGTAATGCGCCTCCCATTTTCCTCTTGACATCCCAAGTTGGTGGCCTTGGACTGACACTCACAAGAGCTGATCGTGTAATTGTGGTGGATCCAGCTTGGAATCCAAG TACGGACAATCAATGTGTAGACCGTGCATATAGAATTGGGCAACTCAAAGACGTGCTTGTGTATCGCTTGATGACTTGTGGCACCATTGAAGAGAAGATATACAAAATGCAG GTATTCAAGGGAGGCTTATTTAAAACTGCTACAGAACAGAAGGAGCAGACTCGATATTTTAGCCAGAAA GATATCCGAGAACTCTTCAGCCTCCCTGAGCAGGGTTTTGATGTTTCACTTACTCAGAAGCAATTGCATGAAGAGCATGACTGTGAGCATATAAT TGATGATTCCTTTAAGGATCATGTCAAATTCCTGCATAGCCAAGGTATTGCTGGTATCAGTCATCATAGTTTGCTTTTCTCCAAGACTGCTGCTTTATCAGTTGCAAATGAGGATTGGGTTGCACCAAG AAAGAAGGTTACTTCTGTGGGGCGTGCATCTTCCACTTCTTATCTAGAGCATAATGTGGATGG TGCTCATCTGGCAGTCAATCCAAGGGaatggaaacaaaaaaccatGGATCCTTCGACTGCTGACTATGGTCGACTACATGAATCGGAAATCAGGGAGAGGATCAAGCGGCTAagtcaaattttagaaaacaag ATAAGGGAGAGAACatcaaaaagaagattttggCCTTAA
- the LOC116246100 gene encoding SNF2 domain-containing protein ENL1 isoform X1 gives MGDGEPRSLNQRNARLIRHLTSHVSDRPPSFSLVDDQDETYDQQPEVDTLRKVKVQGRRRLCKLSSKDDESQRSTLDETILDDEDGRHVRGTNDSSPSEIRDILKDLSSKLESLSIETKKGKGIDRGKDGSQFVDLSTPSPIAKRGKENEKVVDAVEEPEYESALSSLSSGSRVGDSFEELDDDGESHYDDTDSITFVGEQKTYTLPGKVAKMLFPHQREGLKWLWDIHCKLGGGILGDDMGLGKTMQISAFLAGLFASNIIKRALIVAPKTLLGHWIKELSVVGLSEKIREYFGNAGSLRDYELKSVLQDGGVLLTTYDIVRNNSKALCGNDFLDDDTSEETWDYIILDEGHTIKNPSTQRAKSLIQIPGTHRVIISGTPIQNNLKELWALFYFCCPKVLGDKNEFKEKYEKPILRGNDKSATAREKWVGSTVAKELREKIKPYFLRRLKSEVFLHEDTKSAKISKKEEIIVWLRLTSCQRQLYEAFLQSETVFSSVQGSPLAALTVLKKICDHPSLLTQRATDDVLEGMDKMLDGDDHALMEKMVMDVTRISSDDAPRQLGNVSCKINFLMSLLENLVAEDHNVLVFSQTRKMLDIIQDEIKCKGYGFSRIDGTTKASERQNIINEFQAGNAPPIFLLTSQVGGLGLTLTRADRVIVVDPAWNPSTDNQCVDRAYRIGQLKDVLVYRLMTCGTIEEKIYKMQVFKGGLFKTATEQKEQTRYFSQKDIRELFSLPEQGFDVSLTQKQLHEEHDCEHIIDDSFKDHVKFLHSQGIAGISHHSLLFSKTAALSVANEDWVAPRKKVTSVGRASSTSYLEHNVDGAHLAVNPREWKQKTMDPSTADYGRLHESEIRERIKRLSQILENKSLVSKLSDKGENIKKKILALNSELLKFSARNLQPDDLSSRAEDKQKSVSVDISLELQKLSLSNK, from the exons ATGGGGGACGGAGAGCCTCGCAGCTTGAACCAGAGGAACGCTCGTCTCATTCGCCACTTGACGTCTCACGTCTCCGACCGACCACCCTCCTTCTCCTTGGTCGACGATCAAGATGAAACTTATGACCAGCAACCAG AGGTCGACACCCTGCGGAAGGTGAAAGTCCAAGGTCGGCGTCGCCTGTGCAAGCTTTCCTCCAAGGACGACGAATCCCAGCGATCTACCCTCGATGAAACCATCCTTGACGACGAGGATGGTCGTCATGTTCGAGGGACGAACGATTCTTCGCCGTCTGAAATCAGAGACATACTGAAAGATTTGAGTTCGAAACTCGAAAGCTTGTCAATCGAGACGAAGAAGGGCAAGGGGATCGATCGCGGCAAAGACGGTTCCCAGTTTGTCGATCTTTCTACTCCTAGCCCCATTGCAAAACGTGGTAAAGAGAATGAGAAGGTGGTTGATGCCGTCGAAGAACCAGAATACGAAAGTGCCCTTTCATCACTGTCATCTGGTTCTCGGGTCGGTGATTCATTCGAAGAGTTGGATGATGATGGTGAATCTCATTACGACGATACGGACTCCATCACGTTCGTTGGCGAACAGAAAACATATACTCTGCCAGGGAAAGTCGCGAAAATGCTGTTCCCTCATCAACGTGAAGGCCTGAAGTGGTTGTGGGACATCCATTGCAAGTTGGGCGGTGGCATTCTTGGCGACGATATGGGTCTTGGGAAGACAATGCAG ATATCAGCCTTTTTGGCAGGTCTGTTTGCTTCCAACATTATAAAGCGGGCTCTTATCGTGGCTCCAAAAACTCTTCTTGGACATTGGATTAAGGAACTTTCTGTTGTGGGCCTCTCTGAAAAGATTCGCGA ATACTTTGGAAATGCTGGAAGCTTAAGGGATTATGAGCTCAAATCCGTGCTTCAG GATGGTGGTGTTCTCCTCACTACATATGATATCGTGCGTAACAATTCAAAGGCGTTATGTGGTAATGACTTCTTGGATGATGATACAAGTGAGGAGACATGGGATTACATTATACTTGATGAG GGTCATACCATAAAGAATCCTTCTACTCAAAGGGCCAAAAGTTTGATCCAAATCCCAGGTACACATCGAGTCATCATCAGTGGAACTCCTATACAGAATAATTTGAAG GAATTATGGGCCTTGTTTTACTTCTGCTGTCCCAAAGTTTTGGGAGATAAAAATGA GTTTAAGGAAAAATATGAGAAGCCGATTCTCCGAGGAAATGATAAAAGTGCTACTGCCAGAGAAAAATGGGTGGGATCAACAGTTGCAAAA GAATTGAGAGAGAAGATCAAACCATATTTTCTGCGTCGACTGAAAAGTGAAGTTTTCCTTCATGAAGATACCAAATCTGCAAAGATTTCTAAAAAGGAGGAGATAATTGTCTGGCTTAGGCTTACCTCATGTCAG aGGCAATTGTATGAAGCATTTCTACAGAGTGAGACAGTTTTTTCGTCAGTCCAAGGATCACCATTGGCTGCTTTAACT GTATTGAAAAAGATATGTGATCATCCGTCTCTGTTGACTCAAAGAGCAACAGATGACGTGTTGGAAGGGATGGACAAGATGCTTGATGGCGACGATCATGCTCTCATGGAAAAGATGGTGATGGATGTTACGAGAATCTCTTCGGATGATGCACCAAGACAGTTGGGCAATGTTTCAtgcaaaataaattttctgaTGTCTTTGCTG GAAAACTTGGTTGCAGAAGATCATAACGTCCTTGTGTTTTCTCAGACACGGAAGATGTTAGACATCATTCAG GATGAAATAAAATGCAAAGGTTATGGGTTTTCACGCATTGATGGAACCACCAAAGCTTCAGAAAGACAAAACATTATCAAT GAATTCCAAGCGGGTAATGCGCCTCCCATTTTCCTCTTGACATCCCAAGTTGGTGGCCTTGGACTGACACTCACAAGAGCTGATCGTGTAATTGTGGTGGATCCAGCTTGGAATCCAAG TACGGACAATCAATGTGTAGACCGTGCATATAGAATTGGGCAACTCAAAGACGTGCTTGTGTATCGCTTGATGACTTGTGGCACCATTGAAGAGAAGATATACAAAATGCAG GTATTCAAGGGAGGCTTATTTAAAACTGCTACAGAACAGAAGGAGCAGACTCGATATTTTAGCCAGAAA GATATCCGAGAACTCTTCAGCCTCCCTGAGCAGGGTTTTGATGTTTCACTTACTCAGAAGCAATTGCATGAAGAGCATGACTGTGAGCATATAAT TGATGATTCCTTTAAGGATCATGTCAAATTCCTGCATAGCCAAGGTATTGCTGGTATCAGTCATCATAGTTTGCTTTTCTCCAAGACTGCTGCTTTATCAGTTGCAAATGAGGATTGGGTTGCACCAAG AAAGAAGGTTACTTCTGTGGGGCGTGCATCTTCCACTTCTTATCTAGAGCATAATGTGGATGG TGCTCATCTGGCAGTCAATCCAAGGGaatggaaacaaaaaaccatGGATCCTTCGACTGCTGACTATGGTCGACTACATGAATCGGAAATCAGGGAGAGGATCAAGCGGCTAagtcaaattttagaaaacaag TCTCTTGTATCAAAACTATCAGATAAGGGAGAGAACatcaaaaagaagattttggCCTTAAATTCAGAGCTTCTTAAGTTTTCTGCACGCAATCTTCAACCCGACGATTTGTCTTCTCGGGCTGAAGACAAACAAAAATCTGTTAGTGTGGATATTTCCTTGGAATTACAGAAGTTGTCTCTCAGTAACAAGTAA